A region from the Paenibacillus humicola genome encodes:
- a CDS encoding DUF6157 family protein, translating to MEWNYYNTFITVSEDCPAEFGTVPSDRKSGKTKPGIEYELLAGRPYTFTQEELLYEVYLRHKEVPEEELSARGEQIREAFYRKPQPCLRASMLPKKYGWGLHFDAEGKIALYPRESPEYWSFTDGSRGSIRLLAAMRNSRKK from the coding sequence ATGGAGTGGAACTACTACAACACGTTCATTACCGTTTCCGAGGATTGTCCGGCCGAGTTCGGCACGGTGCCGTCCGACAGGAAGAGCGGAAAAACGAAGCCGGGCATCGAATACGAGCTGCTGGCCGGCCGCCCTTACACGTTTACGCAGGAGGAGCTTCTGTACGAGGTCTATCTCCGGCACAAGGAGGTGCCGGAGGAGGAGCTCTCGGCTCGCGGGGAGCAGATCCGGGAGGCGTTTTATCGGAAGCCGCAGCCCTGCCTGCGGGCGTCGATGCTGCCCAAGAAGTACGGCTGGGGCCTTCATTTCGACGCGGAGGGGAAAATTGCGCTTTATCCGAGGGAATCCCCCGAGTATTGGAGCTTCACGGACGGCTCGAGGGGAAGCATAAGGCTGCTGGCTGCGATGCGCAACAGCAGGAAAAAGTAA
- a CDS encoding MDR family MFS transporter, whose product MSKPQNKTGVVVAGLLLAILMASMDNTIVATAMGTIVGELGGLDKFVWVTSAYMVAEMAGMPIFGKLSDMYGRKRFFVFGALMFMLGSVLCGTAHSIVELSIYRAVQGIGGGALVPIAFTIMFDAVPVEQRGKLGGLFGAVFGMSSIFGPLLGAYITDYIRWEWIFYINLPLGLIAFVMIAFFYKESPVHSAQRIDWWGAFTLIGAIVCLMFALELGGKQFAWDSAQILGLFAGFAALAVLFLFAETRAEEPIISFGMFKGRLYASSNVIAMLSGAAFITASVYIPIFIQGVLGGTATNSGLVLLPMMLGSVVTATMGGFLMNKMPYRSIMIPTLAVLVIGIVLLATLTSGSTRLAVTVYMVLVGLGIGASFSVLSNAAIHSFPPRRRGAASSTLNFLRSLGMTLGITIFGIIQSHALTRNLTNAFTGAGGGGAGGGGGQTAAPPQGIDFSDPHALLEPATRSHIPAPVLDKITEGLASSIAFTFALSLIPGVLALAASFFMSKEKLDPAAEAEAYAASH is encoded by the coding sequence ATGAGCAAACCGCAAAATAAAACCGGAGTCGTCGTGGCAGGGCTGCTGCTCGCCATTCTGATGGCCTCGATGGACAACACGATCGTTGCGACCGCCATGGGTACGATCGTAGGCGAACTCGGGGGGCTGGACAAATTCGTCTGGGTGACCTCCGCTTATATGGTCGCCGAAATGGCCGGCATGCCGATTTTCGGCAAGCTGTCCGATATGTACGGCCGCAAACGGTTTTTCGTCTTCGGCGCGCTGATGTTTATGCTCGGGTCCGTCCTGTGCGGCACCGCTCATTCCATCGTCGAGCTGAGCATTTACCGCGCCGTTCAGGGCATCGGCGGCGGCGCGCTGGTGCCGATCGCGTTTACGATCATGTTCGACGCCGTGCCTGTGGAGCAGCGCGGCAAGCTCGGCGGCCTGTTCGGCGCCGTCTTCGGCATGTCGAGCATATTCGGGCCGCTGCTCGGAGCGTATATTACCGATTACATCCGGTGGGAATGGATTTTCTACATCAACCTGCCGCTCGGCCTGATCGCCTTCGTCATGATCGCCTTCTTCTACAAGGAGTCGCCGGTCCATTCGGCGCAGCGCATCGACTGGTGGGGCGCGTTCACCCTGATCGGGGCGATCGTCTGCCTGATGTTCGCGCTCGAGCTGGGCGGCAAGCAGTTTGCGTGGGATTCCGCGCAAATCCTGGGGCTGTTCGCAGGCTTCGCCGCGCTCGCCGTCCTGTTCCTGTTCGCCGAGACGCGGGCTGAAGAGCCGATCATTTCGTTCGGCATGTTCAAGGGGCGCCTGTACGCGTCCAGCAACGTCATCGCCATGCTGAGCGGCGCGGCATTCATTACCGCGTCCGTGTACATCCCGATTTTCATTCAAGGCGTCCTCGGCGGAACGGCGACGAATTCCGGCCTCGTGCTGCTGCCGATGATGCTGGGCTCCGTCGTGACGGCGACGATGGGCGGCTTCCTGATGAACAAAATGCCGTACCGGTCGATCATGATTCCGACGCTGGCCGTTCTCGTAATCGGGATCGTGCTGCTGGCGACCCTAACATCCGGCTCGACCCGCCTGGCCGTTACCGTCTATATGGTTCTCGTCGGCCTTGGCATCGGCGCCTCGTTCTCGGTGCTGAGCAACGCCGCGATTCATTCATTCCCGCCGCGGCGGCGCGGAGCGGCCAGCTCGACGCTGAACTTTCTGCGCTCGCTCGGGATGACGCTCGGCATTACGATTTTCGGCATCATTCAAAGCCACGCGCTGACGCGCAACCTGACGAACGCGTTTACCGGCGCAGGCGGGGGAGGCGCAGGAGGAGGCGGGGGGCAGACGGCCGCACCTCCGCAGGGCATCGATTTCAGCGATCCGCATGCGCTGCTGGAACCGGCGACCCGGTCCCATATTCCGGCACCGGTGCTGGACAAAATCACGGAAGGACTGGCCTCGTCCATCGCCTTCACCTTCGCGCTCAGCCTCATTCCGGGCGTGCTGGCGCTCGCCGCATCCTTCTTCATGAGCAAGGAGAAGCTGGACCCGGCTGCCGAAGCGGAAGCATACGCCGCATCGCATTAA
- a CDS encoding ABC transporter ATP-binding protein, with translation MTMIETDALTKTYNGRGGCRNITLRVREGSVFGLLGPNGAGKSTFVKMLAGLHRPEAGSGRMLGYPLGRAEGRRKLGYLPELFRFQDFLTAAEVLRFHARLAGVSGRELGTQEWRRRIEAKLADVGLADKGGQRVGRFSKGMQQRLGLACALLMDPRLVILDEPASALDPVGRYEIRELLRRLSADGVTVFLNTHLLEDVQELCDEVAFLYEGELLACGPLREMLQTEANWRFTVGGWLPDSLERLAAASPLLPALRVTEADEAGFAALTTHVTDREQAGWICAELVHGGLTLYESGPVADDLESWFIRSVKHQQRGAEA, from the coding sequence ATGACGATGATCGAGACGGACGCGCTCACCAAGACGTATAACGGCCGCGGCGGCTGCCGCAACATCACGCTTCGCGTCCGGGAAGGCTCCGTCTTCGGCCTGCTCGGACCGAACGGCGCGGGCAAAAGCACGTTCGTGAAAATGCTGGCCGGCCTGCACCGGCCGGAAGCCGGCTCGGGCCGCATGCTCGGTTATCCGCTCGGCCGAGCGGAAGGAAGGCGAAAGCTCGGGTATTTGCCCGAGCTGTTCCGCTTTCAGGACTTTCTGACCGCCGCGGAGGTGCTCCGCTTCCATGCCCGTCTTGCCGGCGTTTCCGGGCGCGAGCTGGGTACACAGGAATGGCGGCGGCGGATCGAAGCGAAGCTCGCCGACGTCGGGCTTGCGGACAAGGGCGGACAGCGCGTCGGCCGCTTCTCCAAAGGGATGCAGCAGCGGCTCGGGCTCGCCTGCGCGCTGCTCATGGATCCGCGGCTCGTCATTCTGGACGAGCCGGCTTCGGCGCTCGACCCGGTCGGGCGCTACGAAATTCGGGAGCTGCTGCGGCGGCTCAGCGCGGACGGCGTCACCGTTTTTCTCAATACCCATCTGCTGGAGGACGTGCAGGAGCTGTGCGACGAGGTTGCCTTTCTGTACGAAGGGGAGCTGCTGGCCTGCGGTCCGCTGCGGGAGATGCTGCAGACGGAGGCCAACTGGCGGTTCACGGTCGGCGGCTGGCTGCCCGATTCCCTCGAGCGGCTTGCGGCGGCTTCGCCGCTTCTGCCGGCGCTTCGCGTCACCGAAGCGGATGAAGCCGGCTTCGCGGCCTTGACCACGCACGTCACCGACCGCGAACAAGCCGGTTGGATATGTGCGGAGCTCGTGCACGGCGGACTGACGCTGTACGAATCCGGTCCGGTCGCGGACGATCTGGAAAGCTGGTTTATCCGAAGCGTCAAGCATCAGCAAAGGGGGGCCGAAGCATGA
- a CDS encoding VanZ family protein, which produces MFESYLFPISYAFLVFPGAALLFTLPFLIVQYRRHGYINKLRAVVLYLFLLYLLNALFLIVLPFPVSRHNQPPEAYAQWIPLDFIQDILRETSVVPSRPSTYLHLFRERAFLQAMFNIWLLVPFGLFLRYYFRAGWVACLLCSFGLSLFFEVTQVTGIYGLFDYPYRLFDVDDLLLNTSGGMLGFVIAEWLSARLPRIDRLDEKVDLKRKRVSYTRRSVALFLDGAILLPAMGLSGVFLHVSSYFVWAAFYFIVLPYATGGRTFGKWAVRIRIAGREGRPSLRELAIRGGLLYLFLGGIQIVFADPDFRSLPPILTLPYAIFLFAVDAWFAVHLLTRLFNRNKKLFYEEKSGTSHTIT; this is translated from the coding sequence ATGTTCGAATCCTATTTGTTTCCGATTTCATATGCGTTTCTTGTTTTTCCCGGGGCCGCGCTGCTGTTTACGCTGCCTTTCCTGATCGTGCAGTACCGCCGGCACGGATATATTAACAAGCTCAGAGCCGTTGTCCTGTACTTGTTTTTGCTTTACCTGCTGAACGCGCTGTTCCTGATCGTGCTTCCTTTCCCGGTCTCGCGCCACAATCAGCCGCCCGAGGCTTACGCGCAGTGGATTCCGCTCGATTTTATCCAGGACATTTTGCGGGAGACGAGCGTTGTCCCGAGCCGGCCCTCCACCTATCTCCACCTGTTCCGGGAACGGGCGTTTCTGCAGGCCATGTTCAATATTTGGCTGCTCGTGCCGTTCGGCCTGTTTCTGCGCTATTACTTCCGCGCCGGATGGGTGGCATGCCTGCTGTGCTCGTTTGGGCTCTCGCTGTTCTTCGAGGTGACGCAGGTAACCGGCATCTACGGCTTATTCGATTATCCGTACCGGCTGTTCGACGTCGACGACCTGCTGCTCAATACGTCAGGCGGCATGCTCGGCTTCGTCATCGCCGAATGGCTGTCCGCGCGGCTTCCCCGCATCGACCGGCTGGACGAAAAGGTGGATCTGAAGCGCAAACGCGTCAGCTATACCCGCCGCTCCGTCGCCTTGTTCCTGGACGGAGCGATTTTGCTGCCGGCCATGGGGCTGTCGGGCGTATTCCTGCACGTCTCGTCCTATTTTGTATGGGCGGCGTTTTATTTCATCGTCCTCCCTTACGCAACCGGCGGCCGAACCTTCGGCAAGTGGGCGGTCCGCATCCGCATCGCAGGCAGGGAAGGCCGGCCTTCTCTGCGCGAGCTGGCAATCCGCGGCGGGCTTCTCTACCTGTTCCTCGGCGGCATCCAGATCGTCTTCGCCGATCCGGACTTTCGCTCGCTTCCGCCGATCCTGACGCTCCCTTACGCCATCTTCCTGTTTGCCGTCGACGCTTGGTTTGCCGTGCATTTGCTGACCCGGCTGTTCAACCGGAACAAAAAGCTCTTTTACGAGGAGAAAAGCGGCACCTCCCACACCATTACTTGA
- a CDS encoding Dabb family protein — translation MSMEWIQHSVIFSLKHEQGSAEEREFLEEGRRTLTAIPVVKNFRVFRQVSPKNEYHFGFSMEFANQAEYEAYNAHPNHVKFVEERWKTEVTKFLEIDYML, via the coding sequence ATGTCCATGGAGTGGATTCAGCATTCGGTCATTTTCAGCCTGAAGCACGAGCAGGGCTCGGCGGAGGAGCGGGAATTTCTCGAGGAAGGCCGCCGCACGCTGACGGCCATCCCGGTCGTCAAAAACTTCCGCGTCTTCCGGCAGGTCAGCCCGAAGAACGAATATCATTTCGGCTTCTCGATGGAATTCGCGAATCAGGCGGAGTACGAGGCGTATAACGCCCACCCGAACCACGTCAAGTTCGTGGAGGAACGGTGGAAAACCGAAGTGACGAAGTTTCTGGAAATCGATTACATGCTGTAA
- a CDS encoding MFS transporter, whose amino-acid sequence MRKLVILGCLSYLVIGLGHVAVGSVMEQLVLKYRLDYAGGGQLITNQFLGFLAGVLLAPWLARKLGRRNAVRLSLISFAAAEIGYAFEPAWGLMLMLALLAGFGFGMGEACIGALIIELIEERKATAMSLLEVFFGVGALALPAAAAWLIALGYWRWTFGIVASVAGIVLLLWLFMPLGQAGPHLRRQPAKQGSAGARAPAAGYKRADAPLLLLGALFFAVYVGVEMSFGNYLPAILGRTAAMSETEATVSLSLFWAAMSFGRLFIGRVTRRTGYRNFLTVCCACSAAGFVLLTLMNGEAGATGTIMFTGLSMAGIFAMGLLYMNEAFPDRIDRTTSLMIACGGVGGALLPKITGWMLDRFNAVYAIWGFAACALLLLALMGLISRARGRRGLPGTALAEMQQLHH is encoded by the coding sequence ATGCGAAAACTGGTTATCCTCGGCTGCCTGTCCTACCTGGTCATCGGGCTCGGCCACGTCGCCGTCGGCTCGGTCATGGAGCAGCTGGTGTTGAAATATCGTTTGGATTATGCCGGGGGAGGCCAGCTGATCACGAACCAGTTCCTCGGATTTCTGGCCGGGGTGCTGCTCGCGCCTTGGCTGGCTCGCAAATTGGGGCGCCGCAATGCGGTCCGGCTGTCGCTGATCAGCTTCGCAGCCGCCGAAATCGGCTATGCGTTCGAGCCGGCTTGGGGGCTCATGCTCATGCTGGCGCTGCTGGCGGGCTTCGGCTTCGGAATGGGCGAAGCGTGCATCGGCGCGCTGATCATCGAGCTGATCGAGGAGCGCAAGGCAACCGCGATGAGCCTGCTTGAAGTGTTTTTCGGAGTCGGGGCGCTGGCGCTTCCCGCCGCGGCGGCTTGGCTGATCGCGCTGGGGTATTGGCGGTGGACCTTCGGCATCGTCGCCTCGGTTGCCGGCATCGTGCTGCTGCTGTGGCTGTTTATGCCGCTCGGCCAGGCGGGGCCGCACTTGAGGCGGCAGCCCGCGAAGCAAGGCTCGGCCGGCGCCCGGGCACCGGCCGCAGGCTATAAGCGGGCGGACGCGCCGCTGCTGCTGCTCGGCGCGCTGTTCTTCGCCGTCTATGTCGGCGTCGAGATGAGCTTCGGCAATTATTTGCCCGCTATTTTGGGGCGGACGGCGGCCATGAGCGAGACGGAGGCGACGGTCAGCCTCAGCCTGTTCTGGGCGGCCATGTCGTTTGGCCGCCTGTTTATCGGACGGGTGACGAGGCGCACCGGTTACCGGAATTTCCTGACGGTCTGCTGCGCTTGCTCGGCCGCGGGCTTCGTCCTGCTGACGCTGATGAACGGCGAGGCCGGGGCAACCGGTACGATTATGTTTACCGGCTTGTCGATGGCCGGCATATTTGCCATGGGCCTGCTGTATATGAACGAGGCGTTCCCGGACCGGATCGACCGGACGACCAGCCTGATGATTGCCTGCGGCGGGGTCGGCGGCGCGCTGCTCCCGAAAATAACGGGCTGGATGCTGGACCGTTTCAATGCCGTCTATGCCATCTGGGGATTCGCCGCCTGCGCGCTGCTGCTGCTCGCATTGATGGGTCTCATTTCTCGTGCACGCGGACGCCGAGGTCTGCCCGGAACGGCGCTCGCCGAAATGCAGCAGCTTCATCACTGA
- a CDS encoding heparinase II/III family protein, giving the protein MPDLAELRAALAAGSRPPRGSGVFPFLGAEQVRRALQDNADAQPLLAGAAAAAERYAAEPVPRLAFSQYRLFATTGDRLQYQQVYFARRGRLRAFAAAALATGESRWTEPLQDMIWDICDEYTWCLPAHLSKAAGSPPPPQTVDLFAAETTQALAEIAHLLGDRLDPAVTERARDEIMRRVLRPIEERPFPAFGWETADHNWAAVCAGSAGMAALLLMEDRERLVRFLERSLRTMDHFLSGYGEDGGCAEGVGYWEYGFGYYVYFADLLHACTGGAIDLLAGGKIKAIARFPETAHLSEGVFANYSDSAERTSLHPGLLSRLAQRTGRSVTLPFKLPDFHDDHCYRWAPFIRNLVWTDRSRFAARRGEGLQTLPDLAWFIDRRELGGSAAAFSAKGGHNDEPHNHNDLGHFLIHAGGETILSDLGHGLYTKDYFSDKRYTILNNASAGHSVPVAGGCEQAAGRAHRAEVLHAAELPGGSELRLDLTSAYPKEARLTRFVRSFRWDRDAGGEACRLALEDAYRFDGGPGAWEERFVSRIRPAPDGGSAIVWETERARLTLRFDAGRLAPEIAAVPHAGADGRPFEVYLTKLAVRKPEAEAAVAVSFELTMKDKE; this is encoded by the coding sequence ATGCCGGATCTTGCCGAGCTTCGGGCCGCGCTGGCGGCGGGCTCGAGACCGCCCCGCGGCTCCGGGGTATTCCCCTTCCTCGGCGCGGAACAAGTCCGACGCGCCTTACAGGACAATGCCGATGCGCAGCCCCTGCTGGCCGGAGCGGCCGCGGCCGCGGAGCGTTATGCGGCCGAGCCCGTGCCGCGGCTCGCGTTTTCGCAGTATCGCCTGTTCGCGACGACGGGCGACCGTCTGCAGTACCAGCAGGTTTATTTCGCCAGGCGGGGCCGCTTGCGGGCGTTCGCCGCCGCCGCTCTGGCGACCGGGGAGAGCCGGTGGACGGAGCCGCTGCAGGACATGATATGGGACATCTGCGACGAATATACCTGGTGCCTGCCGGCGCATCTGTCCAAAGCCGCCGGCTCGCCTCCGCCGCCGCAGACGGTCGACCTGTTCGCCGCCGAAACGACGCAGGCGCTGGCCGAGATCGCGCACCTGCTCGGGGACCGGCTTGACCCGGCCGTGACGGAGCGCGCGCGGGACGAAATCATGCGGCGGGTGCTCCGCCCGATCGAAGAGCGCCCTTTTCCCGCCTTCGGCTGGGAAACCGCCGATCACAACTGGGCCGCGGTATGCGCGGGCAGCGCCGGTATGGCCGCGCTGCTCCTGATGGAGGACCGGGAACGGCTCGTCCGCTTTCTGGAACGGTCGCTGCGCACGATGGACCATTTCCTGTCCGGCTACGGCGAGGACGGCGGCTGCGCGGAAGGCGTCGGTTACTGGGAGTACGGCTTCGGGTATTACGTCTATTTCGCGGACCTGCTGCACGCCTGCACCGGCGGCGCAATCGACCTGCTGGCAGGAGGTAAAATCAAGGCGATCGCCCGCTTTCCCGAAACGGCGCACCTGTCGGAAGGCGTCTTCGCGAACTATTCCGACTCGGCGGAACGGACGAGCCTTCACCCCGGACTGCTCAGCCGGCTGGCGCAGCGGACGGGCCGGAGCGTCACGCTGCCGTTCAAGCTGCCGGACTTTCATGACGACCACTGCTACCGGTGGGCGCCGTTCATCCGCAATCTCGTCTGGACGGACCGTTCCCGCTTTGCGGCGCGCCGCGGCGAAGGGCTGCAGACGCTTCCCGATCTGGCGTGGTTTATCGACCGCAGGGAGCTCGGCGGGTCCGCCGCCGCTTTCTCCGCCAAAGGCGGCCATAACGACGAGCCGCACAATCATAACGATTTGGGCCATTTTCTCATCCATGCCGGCGGGGAGACGATTTTGTCCGACCTCGGTCACGGCCTGTATACGAAAGATTATTTCAGCGACAAGCGGTACACGATTCTGAACAATGCCTCCGCCGGCCACTCCGTTCCGGTTGCCGGCGGCTGCGAGCAGGCCGCGGGCCGCGCGCACCGCGCAGAGGTACTGCATGCCGCCGAGCTGCCGGGCGGATCGGAGCTTCGCCTCGATCTGACCTCCGCCTACCCGAAAGAGGCGCGGCTGACCCGCTTTGTCCGCTCCTTCCGCTGGGATCGGGATGCCGGCGGCGAGGCGTGCCGGCTGGCGCTGGAGGATGCTTACCGCTTCGACGGCGGCCCCGGCGCGTGGGAGGAACGTTTCGTCAGCCGGATCCGCCCCGCTCCGGACGGCGGTTCCGCCATCGTCTGGGAAACGGAACGCGCCCGCCTGACGCTCCGCTTCGACGCCGGCCGGCTCGCGCCGGAAATCGCCGCGGTTCCGCACGCGGGCGCGGACGGCAGGCCGTTTGAAGTCTATTTGACAAAGCTGGCGGTCCGCAAACCCGAGGCGGAGGCGGCTGTGGCCGTATCTTTTGAACTGACGATGAAGGACAAGGAGTAG
- a CDS encoding ABC transporter permease: MRIRALIVRIIRQFMHDKRTLALLIVAPILVLTLMYLVFNGDTYRPKIGAVQLPVAAGQALGKNGADVTVYGSLSEAEKALRGRDIDAIVRLDGGAPRVELEGSDPSKNRAVMLLIRQAAQGQAAALDPSAAQKAPAFDYLYGGPDMTFFDSSAPVLIGLFAFFFVFLIAGVSFLKERTSGTLERLLATPLRRWEIVAGYTGGFGVFTSLQAALIAGYTIGVLGSLMTGSFGYVLLIMLLLSLTALSIGTFLSAFANTEFQMIQFIPVVIVPQVFFSGLFNLDSISPWLRWLSYVTPLKYGADALRSVMIRGEGWSSIAADVYFLLALSLVFIAANVLALRKHRRL; encoded by the coding sequence ATGAGAATTCGGGCATTGATCGTCCGCATCATCCGTCAGTTCATGCACGACAAACGAACGCTCGCCCTGTTGATCGTCGCCCCGATCCTGGTCCTGACGCTGATGTACCTGGTATTCAACGGCGATACGTACCGGCCGAAAATCGGCGCGGTTCAGCTTCCGGTGGCGGCCGGGCAAGCGTTAGGCAAAAACGGCGCTGACGTAACCGTCTACGGCAGCCTAAGCGAAGCGGAAAAAGCGCTGAGGGGCAGGGACATCGACGCGATCGTCCGGCTTGACGGAGGCGCTCCCCGCGTAGAGCTGGAGGGCAGCGACCCGTCCAAAAACCGCGCCGTCATGCTGCTGATCCGGCAGGCGGCGCAGGGGCAGGCCGCCGCCTTGGATCCGTCCGCCGCGCAGAAGGCGCCGGCCTTCGATTATTTGTACGGCGGGCCGGATATGACCTTCTTCGACAGCTCCGCTCCGGTGCTGATCGGCTTGTTCGCGTTTTTCTTCGTATTCCTGATCGCCGGGGTTTCGTTCCTGAAGGAGCGGACGAGCGGAACGCTGGAGCGCCTGCTGGCTACTCCGCTGCGCCGCTGGGAAATCGTCGCCGGTTACACGGGCGGCTTCGGCGTCTTCACCAGCCTGCAGGCGGCGCTTATCGCCGGTTATACGATCGGCGTGCTGGGCAGCCTGATGACCGGCTCCTTCGGGTACGTGCTGCTGATTATGCTGCTGCTGTCCTTGACCGCGCTCAGCATCGGCACTTTTCTGTCCGCCTTTGCGAATACCGAATTTCAGATGATCCAGTTCATTCCGGTCGTCATCGTGCCGCAGGTGTTTTTCTCGGGCCTATTCAATTTGGACAGCATCTCGCCCTGGCTCCGCTGGCTTTCGTACGTTACGCCGCTGAAATACGGCGCCGACGCGCTGCGCAGCGTCATGATCCGCGGCGAAGGCTGGAGCTCCATCGCGGCCGACGTCTATTTCCTGCTGGCGCTTTCCCTTGTCTTCATAGCCGCGAACGTGCTTGCGCTGCGGAAGCACCGCCGATTATAA
- a CDS encoding ABC transporter permease, protein MSVYIALTGKEWLRKRVLYAAVVLTALFLGLYGFGVNAAVSSFQVSAAARLTDQIILLFLGLFFAQIISAFVVLFACMGTVSGEQESGVLLAILARPQPRWKIYAAKWLGHAVWLLLYTTVLFAAVTAIIGIYGGFPFEATMVLKGWALFEAIPLLLLTATMLGSVYMPTLGNGILVALVYGFAMFGGLLQGLPIAKTQSAIEKTVLLISMVMPTDSVFHRCMYELIGGDSLPMAASNEFGPFSLAFVPSNAFLLYAACYAALLLLLGCRAFGRKDI, encoded by the coding sequence ATGAGCGTATATATCGCGTTGACCGGCAAGGAATGGCTGCGCAAGCGGGTGCTGTACGCCGCGGTCGTGCTGACGGCGCTCTTTCTCGGCCTGTACGGCTTCGGCGTCAACGCAGCCGTCTCTTCCTTCCAGGTCAGTGCGGCCGCACGGCTCACCGATCAAATCATTTTGCTTTTTCTCGGCCTTTTCTTTGCCCAGATCATCTCCGCGTTCGTCGTGCTGTTTGCCTGCATGGGAACGGTGTCCGGGGAGCAGGAAAGCGGGGTGCTGCTCGCGATTCTCGCCCGGCCGCAGCCGCGCTGGAAAATTTACGCCGCCAAATGGCTCGGGCACGCCGTTTGGCTCCTGCTTTACACCACCGTGCTGTTCGCGGCGGTAACGGCCATCATCGGGATTTACGGCGGCTTCCCGTTCGAAGCGACGATGGTGCTGAAGGGCTGGGCGTTATTCGAAGCGATTCCGCTGCTCCTCCTTACGGCGACGATGCTCGGATCGGTTTATATGCCGACGCTCGGCAACGGCATCCTTGTCGCCCTGGTTTACGGCTTCGCGATGTTCGGCGGGCTGCTGCAAGGTCTGCCCATAGCCAAGACGCAGTCGGCAATCGAAAAAACCGTGCTGCTGATCTCGATGGTCATGCCGACCGATTCCGTTTTCCACCGGTGCATGTACGAGCTGATCGGCGGCGACAGCCTGCCGATGGCTGCTTCAAACGAGTTCGGTCCGTTCTCGCTCGCGTTTGTGCCGTCGAACGCCTTTTTGCTGTATGCGGCGTGTTACGCGGCACTGCTGCTGCTGCTGGGGTGCCGGGCGTTCGGCCGCAAAGATATATGA
- a CDS encoding DUF2264 domain-containing protein, which produces MEESMDNSAEPGRRDRMYWLETIGRIGSPVLGNLARRRLKEAMPVEALNPGQRSYTHLEALGRLLCGMAPWLELEGLDGREEELRRRAAALAREAIDAATDPASPDAMNFTEGGQPIVDAAFLSLALIRAPRALWGELDERVKRNAVHALKATRTRKPGFNNWLLFAAVIETALFLAGEPDWDRMRIDYALRQHEQWYCGDGTYGDGPHYRADYYNSFVIQPMLVDLVRAIGGEEPDWQAMAGPVMERAVRYAEIQERMISPEGTFPPIGRSLAYRCGAFHALAQIALLERLPGGLEPAGVRSALTAVIRRTLSAPGTFDAEGWLRIGFCGSQPEIGERYISTGSLYLCAAAFLPLGLAPTSPFWQGEGSWTAKRAWSGEPFAIDHALRDPH; this is translated from the coding sequence ATGGAAGAAAGCATGGACAACTCTGCCGAGCCCGGCCGCCGGGACCGCATGTATTGGCTGGAGACGATCGGGCGGATCGGCAGCCCGGTGCTCGGCAATTTGGCCAGGCGGCGGCTGAAGGAAGCGATGCCGGTCGAAGCGCTGAACCCCGGGCAGCGCAGCTATACCCATCTCGAGGCGCTCGGGCGGCTGCTCTGCGGCATGGCGCCATGGCTCGAGCTGGAAGGGCTGGACGGCCGCGAGGAGGAGCTGCGGCGGCGGGCCGCGGCGCTCGCCCGCGAAGCGATCGATGCCGCGACCGATCCCGCGTCCCCGGATGCCATGAATTTTACGGAGGGCGGGCAGCCGATCGTCGACGCGGCGTTCCTCTCGCTCGCGCTTATCCGGGCTCCCCGGGCGCTCTGGGGCGAGCTGGACGAACGGGTGAAACGAAACGCGGTGCACGCCCTGAAGGCGACCCGCACGCGCAAGCCGGGCTTCAACAACTGGCTGCTGTTTGCCGCCGTGATTGAAACCGCTTTATTTCTCGCCGGGGAACCGGACTGGGACCGGATGCGCATCGATTACGCGCTGCGGCAGCACGAGCAGTGGTACTGCGGCGACGGCACCTACGGCGACGGTCCTCATTACCGCGCCGACTACTACAACAGCTTCGTCATCCAGCCGATGCTGGTCGATCTCGTGCGCGCCATCGGCGGAGAGGAGCCCGATTGGCAGGCGATGGCGGGGCCGGTCATGGAGCGCGCCGTCCGGTATGCGGAAATTCAGGAGCGGATGATCTCCCCCGAGGGCACATTCCCGCCTATCGGCCGCTCGCTTGCCTACCGCTGCGGCGCCTTTCACGCGCTGGCGCAGATCGCGCTGCTCGAGCGGCTGCCGGGCGGGCTCGAGCCGGCCGGCGTCCGCTCGGCGCTGACCGCGGTCATCCGCCGTACGCTGAGCGCGCCGGGCACCTTCGACGCGGAAGGATGGCTGCGGATCGGCTTCTGCGGCAGCCAGCCGGAAATCGGCGAGCGGTACATCTCGACCGGCAGCCTTTATTTGTGCGCCGCCGCTTTTCTGCCGCTCGGGCTCGCGCCCACCAGCCCGTTCTGGCAGGGCGAAGGCTCCTGGACCGCCAAACGGGCCTGGTCCGGCGAGCCGTTCGCGATCGACCACGCCCTGCGGGATCCCCATTAA